A single genomic interval of Streptomyces sp. NBC_00663 harbors:
- a CDS encoding helix-turn-helix domain-containing protein has translation MPSDSPRVSRLEPYLQRSEPAPTLLKMLVGVQLAGLREDAGMAQEQAARAVGFSPAKLSRIEAGKGRRPPTEADVRALLDMYKTDEYEASVLLQLLRRAGEPGWWQRFDKRLMPEWFDRLVGLQEAADFIRTFEIQYVPGLLQTPAYTRAIVERGLPSAPSREVNRRVELRMKRAELLHRPDAPQLWAVVDESVLLRVLGSRDIMREQLEHLVTMAERPHVVIQVVPLDVTNASAPAIPVTYLRFGGFDLPDIVYLEHIRSATFLEDRDETEQYRVALDQLADDALSPRDSLDRLRETAKQRYGST, from the coding sequence ATGCCCTCGGATTCACCGCGCGTCTCCCGGCTCGAGCCGTACCTGCAACGGAGCGAGCCCGCGCCGACCCTGCTGAAGATGCTGGTCGGCGTGCAGTTGGCGGGCCTGCGTGAAGATGCGGGCATGGCGCAGGAACAGGCGGCGCGGGCCGTGGGCTTCAGCCCGGCGAAGCTGTCCCGCATCGAGGCGGGCAAGGGCCGCCGGCCTCCCACCGAGGCCGATGTCCGCGCGCTGCTGGACATGTACAAGACGGACGAGTACGAGGCGTCCGTCCTGCTGCAACTGCTGCGGCGGGCCGGTGAGCCCGGGTGGTGGCAGCGCTTCGACAAGCGGCTGATGCCGGAGTGGTTCGACCGGCTCGTCGGTTTGCAGGAAGCGGCCGATTTCATCCGTACGTTCGAGATCCAGTACGTCCCCGGGCTGCTGCAAACACCGGCCTACACCCGCGCCATCGTGGAGCGTGGCCTGCCCTCGGCGCCGAGCCGCGAGGTGAACCGCCGCGTGGAACTGCGCATGAAGCGGGCGGAGTTGCTGCACCGGCCGGACGCCCCGCAGCTGTGGGCGGTCGTCGACGAGTCGGTGCTGCTGCGGGTGCTGGGCAGCCGCGACATCATGCGCGAACAGCTGGAGCATCTCGTCACGATGGCCGAGCGCCCGCACGTCGTCATCCAGGTCGTACCCCTGGACGTGACCAACGCGTCCGCACCGGCCATCCCGGTCACGTACCTGCGCTTCGGCGGTTTCGACCTTCCGGACATCGTCTATCTGGAGCACATCAGGAGCGCCACGTTCCTGGAGGACCGCGACGAGACCGAGCAGTACCGCGTGGCACTGGACCAACTGGCCGACGACGCGCTCAGCCCCCGTGACTCCCTCGACCGGCTGCGCGAGACCGCCAAGCAGCGCTACGGGAGCACGTGA
- a CDS encoding DUF397 domain-containing protein, protein MPSVPNGVQASSLGVRWTKSRHSNAEGNCVEVAPLAEGGVAIRNSRDPHGPALVYTSAEVAAFLAGVKDGEFDELM, encoded by the coding sequence GTGCCATCAGTTCCGAACGGGGTGCAAGCGAGTTCACTGGGCGTCCGTTGGACCAAGAGCCGGCACAGCAACGCCGAGGGCAACTGCGTCGAGGTGGCGCCGTTGGCCGAGGGAGGTGTGGCGATCCGCAACTCCCGTGATCCGCATGGCCCCGCGCTGGTCTACACGTCCGCCGAGGTCGCGGCCTTCCTGGCCGGGGTGAAGGACGGAGAGTTCGACGAGCTGATGTGA
- a CDS encoding ATP-binding protein has translation MIPAPPATPRSAAPGSPAARTARRSATLRLPGSNEGCALAREFTDRVLGEWELDECRDDALTVVSELAANAVLHGRKSDTPGDADPDVWLRLTRREAHLVCAVTDQGDGLPRAAHAPDTFSEHGRGLLIVEALSQHWGWTRHTPSRKTVWAMLPTGGA, from the coding sequence GTGATCCCGGCACCCCCGGCCACACCGCGTTCCGCCGCACCCGGCTCCCCCGCCGCTCGCACCGCGCGCCGAAGCGCCACCCTGCGCCTGCCCGGCAGCAACGAAGGATGCGCACTGGCGCGCGAGTTCACCGATCGTGTCCTGGGCGAGTGGGAGCTGGACGAGTGCCGGGACGACGCGCTGACCGTCGTCTCCGAACTCGCCGCCAACGCCGTGCTGCACGGCCGGAAGAGCGACACACCCGGCGACGCCGACCCCGACGTATGGCTGCGTCTCACGCGCCGTGAGGCCCATCTGGTGTGCGCCGTGACCGACCAGGGCGACGGACTTCCCCGTGCGGCCCACGCACCGGACACGTTCAGCGAGCACGGCCGGGGCCTGTTGATCGTCGAGGCCCTGTCGCAGCACTGGGGCTGGACTCGCCACACGCCCTCGCGCAAGACCGTCTGGGCCATGTTGCCCACAGGGGGCGCCTGA